In Cucurbita pepo subsp. pepo cultivar mu-cu-16 chromosome LG04, ASM280686v2, whole genome shotgun sequence, the following are encoded in one genomic region:
- the LOC111792453 gene encoding acetyl-CoA acetyltransferase, cytosolic 1-like, which produces MVTAAAATDSINPRDVCIVGVARTPMGGFLGSLSSLSATKLGSIAIEAALKRAKVDPSLVQEVVFGNVLSANLGQAPARQAALGAGIPNSVICTTVNKVCASGMKATMLAAQSIQLGISDVVVSGGMESMSNVPKYLAEARKGSRLGHDSLVDGMLKDGLWDVYTNSGMGNCAELCADKYEITREAQDNFAVQSFERGIAAKDSGAFEWEIVPVEVSGGRGKPSTTVNSDDGLGKFDPAKLRKLRPSFKENGGTVTAGNASSISDGAAAIVLVSGKKALELGVEVIAKIKGYADAAHAPEFFTTAPSLAVPKAISHAGLEASQIDFYEINEAFAVVALANQKLLGISPDKVNVHGGAVSLGHPLGCSGARILVTLLGVLKQKGGKYGVGGVCNGGGGASALVLELV; this is translated from the exons ATGGTTacggcagcagcagcaacgGATTCGATAAATCCAAGAG ATGTTTGCATAGTTGGTGTTGCACGCACACCAATGGGTGGATTTCTTGGTAGTTTATCATCTTTATCAGCCACCAAGTTAGGATCCATAGCAATTGAAG CTGCACTCAAAAGGGCGAAAGTTGATCCTTCACTTGTACAAGAAGTCGTCTTTGGCAATGTTCTAAGTGCAAATCTGGGGCAGGCTCCTGCCAGACAAGCTGCATTAGGTGCAGGAATACCAAATTCAGTGATTTGTACTACTGTCAACAAAGTTTGTGCATCAGGGATGAAAG CAACAATGCTTGCAGCACAGAGTATCCAATTAGGCATTAGTGACGTTGTAGTTTCTGGTGGGATGGAAAGCATGTCAAATGTACCGAAGTACCTTGCAGAAGCAAG GAAGGGGTCTCGTCTTGGTCATGATTCTCTTGTTGATGGAATGCTGAAAGATGGTTTATGGGATGTCTATACTAACTCTGGCATGGGAAATTGCGCCGAGTTATGTGCAGAcaaatatgaaattacaaGGGAGGCTCAG GATAACTTCGCTGTTCAGAGCTTTGAGCGTGGTATTGCTGCCAAGGACAGCGGTGCCTTCGAATGGGAAATTGTTCCG GTTGAAGTTTCTGGAGGAAGGGGAAAACCATCGACAACTGTCAATTCGGACGATGGCCTTGGAAAG TTCGACCCTGCCAAGTTGAGGAAGCTTCGACCAAGTTTTAAAGAGAATGGAGGTACCGTAACTGCAGGCAATGCATCCAGCATAAG TGATGGTGCTGCTGCCATAGTTCTAGTGAGTGGCAAGAAGGCATTGGAACTTGGGGTGGAAGTGATAGCAAAAATCAAAGGATATGCTGATGCTGCTCAT GCGCCAGAATTTTTCACAACTGCACCATCCCTTGCAGTTCCAAAGGCTATTTCCCATGCTGGCTTAGAAGCTTCACAAATCGACTTCTACGAAATAAATGAAGCATTCGCT GTTGTGGCTCTTGCTAATCAGAAATTGCTTGGAATCTCTCCT GATAAAGTTAACGTACACGGTGGAGCCGTGTCGTTGGGACATCCTCTTGGTTGCAGCGGGGCACGTATCTTGGTCACGCTTTTGGGG GTACTAAAGCAAAAAGGTGGGAAATATGGAGTTGGAGGTGTTTGCAATGGTGGAGGTGGTGCATCTGCTCTTGTATTGGAGCTTGTGTGA